In Quercus robur chromosome 10, dhQueRobu3.1, whole genome shotgun sequence, a genomic segment contains:
- the LOC126704236 gene encoding uncharacterized protein LOC126704236, translated as MGPHHPAAGPHQEDVNLHQAESRGSQHGDPRKSPERREGHEGSVRTTHTTKSHSRGKSHVSHAKHDGNLQREIADLKKELRHARRERSPPCSEPSFEESNGASYKRRSRTLPSETFSYEEEHRHRRKRRSPPSKGLGNDAMNKALSQISKSPFTRNIDDAIHPRRFYQPTFSLYDDHSDPVEHVSYFSQKMAIYSRNETLMCKVFPSSLGPTAMRWFNSLRANSIGSFKTLTRAFGARFITCNRTPRPLGSLLTLSMREGETLKNYSDRYWEMFNEIEGKNDAVAITTFKAGLPTDHDLRKSLTGKPVTSVRQLMDRIDKYRRVEEDQLQGKGKAKDHGHTTDNYRNLWDHLEQLVREGKLKQLLHHSSGRASQAGSEVRGDASSRLPLSTINVIFAAPGRTGSCPARVLSMSRSPTEDHSQALKRAKKRVPLILGFSDEDMVGTIHPHEDALVVTLRIGGYDVRRVMVDQGSAVDVMYPDLYKGLGLNPEDLTTYNSPLVSFEGRLVTPKGLIRLPVQAGTDVVEVDFIVVDVFSPYTAIMGRPWLHTLKAVSSTLHQKVKYPSGDQVLEIVGSQAAARQCLVTAI; from the exons ATGGGTCCACATCACCCCGCGGCGGGACCGCATCAGGAGGATGTCAACTTGCACCAGGCAGAATCAAGGGGCTCCCAGCATGGTGATCCTCGAAAGAGTCCCGAACGGAGAGAAGGCCATGAGGGGAGTGTACGTACAACTCATACCACCAAGAGCCACTCTCGGGGGAAGAGTCACGTCTCCCACGCGAAGCATGATGGGAATCTGCAACGTGAGATTGCAGATTTGAAGAAAGAGTTGCGCCATGCACGGCGAGAACGTTCCCCACCTTGCTCCGAACCATCATTTGAGGAGTCGAATGGAGCTAGTTATAAGCGGAGATCAAGAACTCTGCCAAGCGAGACTTTCTCCTACGAAGAGGAGCACCGCCATCGACGTAAGCGTAGAAGTCCACCTAGTAAGGGCTTGGGaaacgatgccatgaacaaagccTTGAGTCAAATTTCCAAGTCGCCCTTTACGAGAAACATAGACGATGCGATTCATCCTCGGCGATTCTATCAGCCTACGTTCTCTCTATATGACGACCATTCGGATCCGGTGGAACATGTAAGCTATTTCAGCCAAAAGATGGCTATCTATTCTAGAAACGAAactttgatgtgcaaagtttttCCATCGAGTTTGGGCCCGacggcgatgaggtggttcaacagcttAAGGGCCAATTCTATTGGATCTTTCAAAACATTGACTCGGGCTTTTGGTGCTCGCTTTATTACATGTAACAGGACtcctcggcctttgggatcTCTGTTGACTCTGTCTATGCGAGAGGGCGAGACTCTCAAGAATTACTCGGATAgatactgggaaatgtttaacGAAATAGAGGGAAAGAACGATGCTGTGGCTATAACCACTTTCAAAGCTGGTCTCCCAACTGATCACGATTTGAGGAAATCCCTGACGGGTAAACCTGTCACCAGTGTGCGCCAACTGATGGACAGAATAGATAAGTACAGAAGGGTAGAGGAAGATCAACTtcagggaaaaggaaaggccaag gatcatgggcaCACGACGGATAACTAcaggaatttatgggaccacTTGGAACAGTTGGTCCGTGAAGGGAAATTAAAACAACTCTTGCATCACTCCAGTGGAAGGGCGAGTCAAGCAGGTTCAGAAGTGCGCGGGGACGCTTCATCAAGACTCCCCCTGAGTACGATTAACGTTATCTTTGCGGCCCCGGGGAGGACTGGATCTTGCCCCGCTAGAGTGTTGTCGATGTCCCGATCCCCGACCGAGGATCATTCCCAAGCATTGAAGAGAGCCAAGAAGCGTGTCCCCCTGATTCTAGGCTTTTCAGATGAGGATATGGTTGGGACCATACATCCCCATGAGGATGCTTTGGTGGTAACGTTAAGGATTGGCGGGTACGATGTCAGAAGAGTGATGGTTGATCAGGGTAGTGCTGTGGATGTGATGTATCCAGACTTGTACAAGGGGCTAGGTTTGAACCCAGAGGACTTAACAACCTATAACTCTCCTCTAGTAAGTTTCGAGGGAAGGTTGGTCACTCCTAAAGGGCTAATTAGGCTGCCCGTGCAGGCAGGTacggatgtggtggaggtggactttatTGTCGTGGATGTTTTTTCTCCATACACGGCTATTAtgggcagaccttggcttcacaCCCTTAAAGCGGTCTCGTCAACCTTGCATCAGAAGGTGAAGTACCCATCCGGGGACCAAGTGTTGGAAATAGTAGGGAGTCAGGCGGCTGCTCGGCAATGCCTAGTCACGGCTATATAG
- the LOC126702426 gene encoding GDSL esterase/lipase At5g62930: protein MRPRIVLFGDSITEQSFRSGGWGAALADTYTRKADIVNRGYGGYNTRWALFLLHHLFPLDSTKPPAAATVFFGANDAAILGRTSERQYVPLEEYKENLRKIVFHLKECCPTMLVVLIPPPPVDEAGRKEYAQSVYGEKAVELPERTNEVTRLYAEQCIELAKEMGLRSVDLWSKMQETEGWQRKFLSDGLHLTSEGNAVVHQEVVRVFNEAWLSAAEMPYDFPHHSEIDGKNPEKAFQHQCL from the exons atgaggcCTCGGATCGTGCTATTCGGAGATTCGATAACAGAACAGTCGTTTAGATCAGGTGGATGGGGTGCTGCTCTTGCTGACACATACACTCGCAAA GCTGATATAGTAAATCGTGGTTATGGTGGATACAATACCAGATGGGCTTTGTTCTTGCTGCATCATCTTTTCCCTCTA GACTCTACAAAACCTCCTGCTGCTGCAACAGTTTTCTTTGGGGCTAATGATGCAGCTATCCTGGGGAGAACCAGTGAACGACAATATGTTCCTCTTGAAGAGTACAAGGAGAATCttagaaaaattgtttttcatttgaag GAATGCTGCCCTACCATGCTAGTTGTGCTTATTCCTCCACCACCAGTTGATGAGGCTGGCCGAAAAGAATATGCACA ATCTGTATATGGAGAGAAAGCAGTCGAACTACCAGAAAGGACAAATGAAGTGACAAGACTTTATGCAGAGCAGTGCATTGAACTGGCTAAGGAAATGGGTCTTCGCTCTGTTGATCTTTGGTCAAAAATGCAGGAAACAGAGGGGTGGCAGAGGAAATTCCTAAG TGATGGGTTGCATCTGACATCAGAGGGCAATGCAGTGGTACACCAAGAAGTTGTAAGAGTGTTTAACGAAGCATGGCTTTCAGCAGCAGAAATGCCATATGATTTCCCCCACCACTCAGAAATTGATGGGAAGAACCCCGAGAAAGCTTTCCAGCATCAATGCTTatga